From the Lepidochelys kempii isolate rLepKem1 chromosome 2, rLepKem1.hap2, whole genome shotgun sequence genome, one window contains:
- the IDI1 gene encoding isopentenyl-diphosphate Delta-isomerase 1 isoform X1, producing MWRALSGFVAAVGGRGAARSHASRLPAGSLLGQEARADSPAGRKRSTTAMPEVNTDNLDEQQVQLLAEMCILIDENDKKIGADTKKNCHLNENIDKGLLHRAFSVFLFNTEDKLLLQQRSDAKITFPDCFTNTCCSHPLSTPLELEENNAHGVRRAAQRRLRAELGIPLEQVTPEEISYLTRIHYKARSDGIWGEHEIDYILFVRKNVTLNPDPNEIKSYCYVTQEELKQLLEKASKNEIKITPWFKLIAETFLFKWWDNLHNLNRFVDHEKIHRM from the exons ATGTGGCGCGCGCTGTCCGGGTTTGTGGCGGCGGTGGGTGGCAGGGGCGCCGCGCGCTCTCACGCCTCGCGACTGCCCGCCGGGAGCCTGCTGGGACAGGAGGCCCGGGCCGACAGCCCCGCGGG TAGAAAGAGAAGTACCACAGCTATGCCTGAAGTAAACACAGATAATCTTGATGAGCAGCAGGTGCAGCTTTTGGCAGAGATGTGTATCCTTATTGATGAAAATGACAAGAAGATTGGTGCAGATACCAAGAAAAACTGCCATCTGAATGAAAACATTGATAAAG GATTATTGCACCGAGCTTTCAGTGTTTTTTTATTCAATACAGAAGATAAGTTGCTATTGCAACAGAGATCAGATGCTAAAATTACTTTTCCAG ATTGTTTTACCAACACTTGCTGCAGCCATCCACTAAGCACCCCACTAGAACTGGAAGAAAATAATGCCCATGGTGTTCGGCGAGCAGCACAGAGGCGATTAAGAGCAGAGTTAGGAATTCCTCTGGAACAG GTAACTCCAGAAGAAATCTCCTATCTAACGCGAATTCACTACAAGGCCCGCTCTGATGGGATCTGGGGAGAACATGAAATTGATTACATCTTGTTTGTGCGGAAGAACGTAACACTGAATCCTGATCCGAATGAGATCAAAAGCTACTGTTATGTGACACAGGAAGAACTAAAACAGCTCTTGGAAAAAGCAtcaaaaaatgaaatcaagatTACTCCATGGTTCAAATTAATTGCagagacttttctttttaaatggtggGATAACCTGCATAATTTAAATAGATTTGTGgatcatgaaaaaatacacagaaTGTAA
- the IDI1 gene encoding isopentenyl-diphosphate Delta-isomerase 1 isoform X4 — MWRALSGFVAAVGGRGAARSHASRLPAGSLLGQEARADSPAGRKRSTTAMPEVNTDNLDEQQVQLLAEMCILIDENDKKIGADTKKNCHLNENIDKGLLHRAFSVFLFNTEDKLLLQQRSDAKITFPDCFTNTCCSHPLSTPLELEENNAHGVRRAAQRRLRAELGIPLEQVTPEEISYLTRIHYKARSDGIWGEHEIDYILFVRKNVTLNPDPNEIKSYCYVTQEELKQLLEKASKNEIKITPWFKLIAETFLFKWN; from the exons ATGTGGCGCGCGCTGTCCGGGTTTGTGGCGGCGGTGGGTGGCAGGGGCGCCGCGCGCTCTCACGCCTCGCGACTGCCCGCCGGGAGCCTGCTGGGACAGGAGGCCCGGGCCGACAGCCCCGCGGG TAGAAAGAGAAGTACCACAGCTATGCCTGAAGTAAACACAGATAATCTTGATGAGCAGCAGGTGCAGCTTTTGGCAGAGATGTGTATCCTTATTGATGAAAATGACAAGAAGATTGGTGCAGATACCAAGAAAAACTGCCATCTGAATGAAAACATTGATAAAG GATTATTGCACCGAGCTTTCAGTGTTTTTTTATTCAATACAGAAGATAAGTTGCTATTGCAACAGAGATCAGATGCTAAAATTACTTTTCCAG ATTGTTTTACCAACACTTGCTGCAGCCATCCACTAAGCACCCCACTAGAACTGGAAGAAAATAATGCCCATGGTGTTCGGCGAGCAGCACAGAGGCGATTAAGAGCAGAGTTAGGAATTCCTCTGGAACAG GTAACTCCAGAAGAAATCTCCTATCTAACGCGAATTCACTACAAGGCCCGCTCTGATGGGATCTGGGGAGAACATGAAATTGATTACATCTTGTTTGTGCGGAAGAACGTAACACTGAATCCTGATCCGAATGAGATCAAAAGCTACTGTTATGTGACACAGGAAGAACTAAAACAGCTCTTGGAAAAAGCAtcaaaaaatgaaatcaagatTACTCCATGGTTCAAATTAATTGCagagacttttctttttaaatg GAACTGA
- the IDI1 gene encoding isopentenyl-diphosphate Delta-isomerase 1 isoform X3, translated as MWRALSGFVAAVGGRGAARSHASRLPAGSLLGQEARADSPAGRKRSTTAMPEVNTDNLDEQQVQLLAEMCILIDENDKKIGADTKKNCHLNENIDKGLLHRAFSVFLFNTEDKLLLQQRSDAKITFPDCFTNTCCSHPLSTPLELEENNAHGVRRAAQRRLRAELGIPLEQVTPEEISYLTRIHYKARSDGIWGEHEIDYILFVRKNVTLNPDPNEIKSYCYVTQEELKQLLEKASKNEIKITPWFKLIAETFLFKCKKLEQNSI; from the exons ATGTGGCGCGCGCTGTCCGGGTTTGTGGCGGCGGTGGGTGGCAGGGGCGCCGCGCGCTCTCACGCCTCGCGACTGCCCGCCGGGAGCCTGCTGGGACAGGAGGCCCGGGCCGACAGCCCCGCGGG TAGAAAGAGAAGTACCACAGCTATGCCTGAAGTAAACACAGATAATCTTGATGAGCAGCAGGTGCAGCTTTTGGCAGAGATGTGTATCCTTATTGATGAAAATGACAAGAAGATTGGTGCAGATACCAAGAAAAACTGCCATCTGAATGAAAACATTGATAAAG GATTATTGCACCGAGCTTTCAGTGTTTTTTTATTCAATACAGAAGATAAGTTGCTATTGCAACAGAGATCAGATGCTAAAATTACTTTTCCAG ATTGTTTTACCAACACTTGCTGCAGCCATCCACTAAGCACCCCACTAGAACTGGAAGAAAATAATGCCCATGGTGTTCGGCGAGCAGCACAGAGGCGATTAAGAGCAGAGTTAGGAATTCCTCTGGAACAG GTAACTCCAGAAGAAATCTCCTATCTAACGCGAATTCACTACAAGGCCCGCTCTGATGGGATCTGGGGAGAACATGAAATTGATTACATCTTGTTTGTGCGGAAGAACGTAACACTGAATCCTGATCCGAATGAGATCAAAAGCTACTGTTATGTGACACAGGAAGAACTAAAACAGCTCTTGGAAAAAGCAtcaaaaaatgaaatcaagatTACTCCATGGTTCAAATTAATTGCagagacttttctttttaaatg
- the IDI1 gene encoding isopentenyl-diphosphate Delta-isomerase 1 isoform X2, with protein sequence MWRALSGFVAAVGGRGAARSHASRLPAGSLLGQEARADSPAGKRSTTAMPEVNTDNLDEQQVQLLAEMCILIDENDKKIGADTKKNCHLNENIDKGLLHRAFSVFLFNTEDKLLLQQRSDAKITFPDCFTNTCCSHPLSTPLELEENNAHGVRRAAQRRLRAELGIPLEQVTPEEISYLTRIHYKARSDGIWGEHEIDYILFVRKNVTLNPDPNEIKSYCYVTQEELKQLLEKASKNEIKITPWFKLIAETFLFKWWDNLHNLNRFVDHEKIHRM encoded by the exons ATGTGGCGCGCGCTGTCCGGGTTTGTGGCGGCGGTGGGTGGCAGGGGCGCCGCGCGCTCTCACGCCTCGCGACTGCCCGCCGGGAGCCTGCTGGGACAGGAGGCCCGGGCCGACAGCCCCGCGGG AAAGAGAAGTACCACAGCTATGCCTGAAGTAAACACAGATAATCTTGATGAGCAGCAGGTGCAGCTTTTGGCAGAGATGTGTATCCTTATTGATGAAAATGACAAGAAGATTGGTGCAGATACCAAGAAAAACTGCCATCTGAATGAAAACATTGATAAAG GATTATTGCACCGAGCTTTCAGTGTTTTTTTATTCAATACAGAAGATAAGTTGCTATTGCAACAGAGATCAGATGCTAAAATTACTTTTCCAG ATTGTTTTACCAACACTTGCTGCAGCCATCCACTAAGCACCCCACTAGAACTGGAAGAAAATAATGCCCATGGTGTTCGGCGAGCAGCACAGAGGCGATTAAGAGCAGAGTTAGGAATTCCTCTGGAACAG GTAACTCCAGAAGAAATCTCCTATCTAACGCGAATTCACTACAAGGCCCGCTCTGATGGGATCTGGGGAGAACATGAAATTGATTACATCTTGTTTGTGCGGAAGAACGTAACACTGAATCCTGATCCGAATGAGATCAAAAGCTACTGTTATGTGACACAGGAAGAACTAAAACAGCTCTTGGAAAAAGCAtcaaaaaatgaaatcaagatTACTCCATGGTTCAAATTAATTGCagagacttttctttttaaatggtggGATAACCTGCATAATTTAAATAGATTTGTGgatcatgaaaaaatacacagaaTGTAA
- the IDI1 gene encoding isopentenyl-diphosphate Delta-isomerase 1 isoform X5, protein MPEVNTDNLDEQQVQLLAEMCILIDENDKKIGADTKKNCHLNENIDKGLLHRAFSVFLFNTEDKLLLQQRSDAKITFPDCFTNTCCSHPLSTPLELEENNAHGVRRAAQRRLRAELGIPLEQVTPEEISYLTRIHYKARSDGIWGEHEIDYILFVRKNVTLNPDPNEIKSYCYVTQEELKQLLEKASKNEIKITPWFKLIAETFLFKWWDNLHNLNRFVDHEKIHRM, encoded by the exons ATGCCTGAAGTAAACACAGATAATCTTGATGAGCAGCAGGTGCAGCTTTTGGCAGAGATGTGTATCCTTATTGATGAAAATGACAAGAAGATTGGTGCAGATACCAAGAAAAACTGCCATCTGAATGAAAACATTGATAAAG GATTATTGCACCGAGCTTTCAGTGTTTTTTTATTCAATACAGAAGATAAGTTGCTATTGCAACAGAGATCAGATGCTAAAATTACTTTTCCAG ATTGTTTTACCAACACTTGCTGCAGCCATCCACTAAGCACCCCACTAGAACTGGAAGAAAATAATGCCCATGGTGTTCGGCGAGCAGCACAGAGGCGATTAAGAGCAGAGTTAGGAATTCCTCTGGAACAG GTAACTCCAGAAGAAATCTCCTATCTAACGCGAATTCACTACAAGGCCCGCTCTGATGGGATCTGGGGAGAACATGAAATTGATTACATCTTGTTTGTGCGGAAGAACGTAACACTGAATCCTGATCCGAATGAGATCAAAAGCTACTGTTATGTGACACAGGAAGAACTAAAACAGCTCTTGGAAAAAGCAtcaaaaaatgaaatcaagatTACTCCATGGTTCAAATTAATTGCagagacttttctttttaaatggtggGATAACCTGCATAATTTAAATAGATTTGTGgatcatgaaaaaatacacagaaTGTAA